A window of Phocoena phocoena chromosome 6, mPhoPho1.1, whole genome shotgun sequence contains these coding sequences:
- the NELFB gene encoding negative elongation factor B, which produces MFAGLQDLGVANGEDLKETLTNCTEPLKAIEQFQTENGVLLPSLQSALPFLDLHGTPRLEFHQSVFDELRDKLLERVSAIATEGKAEERYKKLEDLLEKSFSLVKMPSLQPVVMCVMKHLPKVPEKKLKLVMADKELYRACAVEVKRQIWQDNQALFGDEVSPLLKQYIVEKESALFSTELSVLHNFFSPSPKTRRQGEVVQRLTRMVGRNVKLYDMVLQFLRTLFLRTRNVHYCTLRAELLMSLHDLDVGDICSVDPCHKFTWCLDACIRERFVDSKRARELQGFLDGVKKGQEQVLGDLSMILCDPFAINTLSLSTVRHLQELVGQELLPRDSPDLLLLLRLLALGQGAWDMIDSQVFKEPKMEVELVTRFLPTLMSFVVDDHAFNVDQKLPAEEKAPVSYPSALPETFTKFLQEQRVACEVGLYYVLHITKQRNKNALLRLLPGLVETFSDLAFGDIFLHLLTGNLALLADEFALEDFCSSLFDGFLLTASPRKENVQRHVLRLLLHLHHRVAPSKLEALQKALEPTGQSGEAVKELYSQLGEKLEQLDRRKPSPAQATETPALELPLPSVPAPAVL; this is translated from the exons ATGTTCGCGGGGCTGCAGGACCTGGGCGTGGCCAACGGCGAGGACCTGAAGGAGACGCTGACCAACTGCACCGAGCCGCTCAAAGCCATCGAGCAGTTCCAG ACAGAAAATGGCGTGCTGCTGCCCTCCCTGCAGTCGGCCTTGCCCTTCTTGGACCTGCATGGGACGCCCCGACTGGAATTCCACCAGTCAGTGTTTGATGAGCTTCGGGACAAGCTGCTGGAGCGCGTGTCAGCCATTGCCACAGAGGGGAAGGCCGAGGAGAG GTACAAGAAACTCGAGGACCTTCTGGAGAAGAGCTTTTCTCTGGTGAAGATGCCATCTCTGCAGCCAGTGGTGATGTGCGTCATGAAACACTTGCCCAAG GTTCCTGAGAAGAAGCTGAAGCTGGTGATGGCCGACAAGGAGCTGTACCGGGCCTGCGCCGTGGAGGTGAAGCGGCAGATCTGGCAGGACAACCAGGCGCTCTTTGGCGACGAGGTCTCCCCGCTGCTGAAACAGTACATCGTGGAAAAGGAGAGCGCGCTCTTCAGCACGGAGCTCTCTGTCCTGCACAACTTCTTCAGCCCTTCCCCCAAGACCAGACGCCAGGGCGAG GTGGTGCAGAGGCTGACCCGGATGGTGGGCCGCAACGTGAAGCTGTACGACATGGTCCTGCAATTCCTGCGCACGCTCTTCCTGCGTACCCGCAACGTGCACTACTGCACGCTGCGAGCCGAGCTGCTCATGTCCCTGCACGACCTGGACGTCGGCGACATCTGCTCCGTGGACCCCTGCCACAAG TTCACATGGTGCCTGGACGCTTGCATCCGAGAGCGCTTCGTGGACAGCAAGAGGGCCCGGGAGCTGCAGGGCTTCCTTGATGGAGTGAAGAAGGGGCAGGAGCAGGTCCTGGG GGACCTGTCCATGATCCTGTGCGACCCCTTCGCCATCAACACCTTGTCGCTGAGCACAGTCAGGCACCTGCAGGAGCTGGTGGGCCAGGAGCTGCTGCCCAGG GACAGCCCGGATCTCCTCCTGCTGCTCCGGCTGCTGGCGCTGGGCCAGGGGGCATGGGACATGATCGACAGCCAGGTCTTCAAGGAACCCAAGATG GAGGTGGAGCTGGTCACCAGGTTCCTGCCCACGCTCATGTCCTTTGTGGTGGACGACCACGCCTTCAACGTGGATCAGAAGCTCCCGGCCGAGGAGAAGGCCCCAGTCTCGTACCCGAGCGCGCTGCCAGAGACTTTCACCAA GTTCCTGCAGGAGCAGCGCGTGGCCTGCGAGGTGGGGCTGTACTACGTGCTGCACATCACCAAGCAGAGGAACAAGAACGCGCTCCTGCGCCTGCTCCCGGGTCTCG TGGAGACCTTCAGCGATCTGGCGTTCGGGGACATCTTCCTGCACCTGCTCACGGGCAACCTGGCGCTGTTGGCGGACGAGTTTGCCCTGGAGGACTTCTGCAGCAGCCTCTTCGACGGCTTTCTCCTCACCGCCTCCCCGAG GAAGGAGAATGTGCAGCGGCACGTGCTGCGGCTCCTCCTCCACCTGCACCACCGGGTGGCCCCATCCAAGCTGGAGGCCCTGCAGAAGGCGCTGGAGCCCACGGGCCAG AGTGGAGAGGCGGTGAAGGAGCTGTATTCCCAGCTCGGTGAGAAGCTGGAGCAGCTGGACCGGAGGAAGCCCAGCCCGGCCCAGGCCACAGAGACCCCAGCCCTGGAGCTGCCCCTCCCCAGCGTGCCCGCCCCAGCTGTACTCTGA